Proteins encoded within one genomic window of Manis pentadactyla isolate mManPen7 chromosome 4, mManPen7.hap1, whole genome shotgun sequence:
- the LOC118928795 gene encoding golgin subfamily A member 6-like protein 26 isoform X4 produces the protein MKQVRSDRPDVSLRPCGLQLSLQEMKEQEEQRQERDEPLQDAEKALAEEQAKIKAAEEEKEHFTKRCEELEQKMADQERIFNGKFASVEEKLREMESQANKNSRKLDEILQVMKEVVKFSKKDEQLQNAEKALAEEQAKIKAAEEEKERFTKRCEELEQKMADQERIFNGKFASVEEKLREMESQANKNSRKLDGISGVSSSTWYLQSFTEYK, from the exons ATGAAGCAG GTCAGGTCAGACCGCCCTGACGTGTCTTTGCGCCCCTGTGGCCTCCAGCTCTCATTGCAGGAGATGAAGGAACAAGAGGAGCAGCGTCAGGAGAGAGATGAGCCACTGCAGGATGCAGAGAAGGCCTTGGCAG AAGAGCAGGCCAAAATAAAGGCAGCTGAAGAGGAAAAGGAGCATTTTACAAAAAGATGTGAGGAGCTGGAGCAAAAGATGGCAGATCAAGAAAGAATCTTCAATGGCAAATTTGCCAGTGTGGAGGAGAAGTTGAGAGAAATGGAGAGTCAGGCGAATAAGAACTCCAGGAAGCTCGAT GAGATACTGCAGGTGATGAAGGAAGTGGTAAAGTTCAGTAAGAAAGATGAGCAGCTGCAGAATGCAGAGAAGGCCTTGGCAG AAGAGCAGGCCAAAATAAAGGCAGCTGAAGAGGAAAAGGAGCGTTTTACAAAAAGATGTGAGGAGCTGGAGCAAAAGATGGCAGATCAAGAAAGAATCTTCAATGGCAAATTTGCCAGTGTGGAGGAGAAGTTGAGAGAAATGGAGAGTCAGGCGAATAAGAACTCCAGGAAGCTCGAT GGAATCTCTGGAGTGTCCAGTTCAACTTGGTACCTCCAATCATTTACAGAATATAAATGA
- the LOC118928795 gene encoding golgin subfamily A member 6-like protein 26 isoform X5: MKQVRSDRPDVSLRPCGLQLSLQEMKEQEEQRQERDEPLQDAEKALAEEQAKIKAAEEEKEHFTKRCEELEQKMADQERIFNGKFASVEEKLREMESQANKNSRKLDEILQVMKEVVKFSKKDEQLQNAEKALAEEQAKIKAAEEEKERFTKRCEELEQKMADQERIFNGKFASVEEKLREMESQANKNSRKLDTTPKNLMDKPAS; the protein is encoded by the exons ATGAAGCAG GTCAGGTCAGACCGCCCTGACGTGTCTTTGCGCCCCTGTGGCCTCCAGCTCTCATTGCAGGAGATGAAGGAACAAGAGGAGCAGCGTCAGGAGAGAGATGAGCCACTGCAGGATGCAGAGAAGGCCTTGGCAG AAGAGCAGGCCAAAATAAAGGCAGCTGAAGAGGAAAAGGAGCATTTTACAAAAAGATGTGAGGAGCTGGAGCAAAAGATGGCAGATCAAGAAAGAATCTTCAATGGCAAATTTGCCAGTGTGGAGGAGAAGTTGAGAGAAATGGAGAGTCAGGCGAATAAGAACTCCAGGAAGCTCGAT GAGATACTGCAGGTGATGAAGGAAGTGGTAAAGTTCAGTAAGAAAGATGAGCAGCTGCAGAATGCAGAGAAGGCCTTGGCAG AAGAGCAGGCCAAAATAAAGGCAGCTGAAGAGGAAAAGGAGCGTTTTACAAAAAGATGTGAGGAGCTGGAGCAAAAGATGGCAGATCAAGAAAGAATCTTCAATGGCAAATTTGCCAGTGTGGAGGAGAAGTTGAGAGAAATGGAGAGTCAGGCGAATAAGAACTCCAGGAAGCTCGAT